One region of Emys orbicularis isolate rEmyOrb1 chromosome 4, rEmyOrb1.hap1, whole genome shotgun sequence genomic DNA includes:
- the LOC135877067 gene encoding C4b-binding protein alpha chain-like isoform X2, with translation MPRPGEETYAFGDRVTIECDFGYDLKGSINGNAQIRCKHDGTWDPAVPVCEPVCAQPPNISHGQYNDWGKRFFFVGSSVTYRCDRGFSLVGKASIQCISGDEVTPTWSEPTPQCEETRCPVPHIQHGSLKSPLPHNYTYRTNVTFQCDPGYILRGADRIQCQADGKWYPQLPVCDLGRCSYPPVLAYADRSDQREFLVGTVVTYSCRPGYRRIPGVSPHVTCFTNFTWSKVSELCQKTRCPKPVVENGKQISPVKTEYTYANRVVFQCDPDYILRGSEGIVCRSDGMWHPPVPFCDKSCGRPPTLMNGLHNGGMKEYFPYESQVTYSCGDSLSLIGESSIYCTSDGVNMMWSGPAPQCKVVRCPRPEVGNGRVTTTRQAFTYGVTVRFSCPEGYLLHGSRVSQCQDDNTWNPPVPSCQPVQCSKPDVQNGRMVNALDEKMWYNVNESITFKCSPGYQFSDHWYLPTTDSFSITCSANGNWTALPKCKKQSNTEECAGARESKEFLHCDVPLTELRTLLELKKLYLEIQKLKREIKKL, from the exons TTTGTGCCCAACCCCCGAACATCTCCCACGGCCAGTACAATGACTGgggcaagagatttttttttgttggctCATCGGTAACTTACAGATGTGACAGAGGCTTCTCACTTGTTGGAAAAGCCTCCATTCAGTGTATCTCTGGTGATGAGGTCACTCCAACCTGGAGCGAGCCTACCCCTCAGTGCGAAG AGACTCGGTGTCCAGTCCCACATATTCAACATGGAAGCCTGAAATCTCCACTTCCACATAACTATACATACAGAACCAATGTCACGTTTCAGTGTGATCCTGGTTACATCCTCAGGGGCGCTGATAGGATTCAATGCCAAGCTGATGGCAAGTGGTATCCGCAGCTACCTGTTTGTGACCTAG GGAGATGTTCCTACCCGCCAGTACTTGCGTACGCTGACAGAAGCGATCAGAGAGAGTTTCTAGTTGGTACCGTAGTGACCTACTCCTGCAGACCAGGTTACAGACGCATCCCTGGAGTATCTCCTCATGTGACTTGTTTTACAAATTTTACCTGGTCTAAAGTCTCAGAACTATGTCAGA AGACTCGTTGTCCAAAGCCAGTGgttgaaaatggaaaacaaatctcTCCAGTGAAAACTGAATATACATATGCCAACCGTGTTGTGTTTCAATGTGATCCTGACTACATCCTCCGAGGCAGTGAGGGGATTGTGTGCCGGAGCGATGGGATGTGGCACCCTCCAGTACCATTTTGTGATAAAT CCTGTGGCCGACCTCCAACTCTCATGAACGGGCTGCACAATGGTGGGATGAAGGAATATTTCCCCTATGAATCTCAAGTGACCTATAGCTGTGGAGACAGTTTATCACTGATTGGAGAGTCCTCCATTTATTGCACATCTGATGGGGTAAATATGATGTGGAGCGGACCTGCCCCGCAGTGCAAAG TGGTTCGCTGTCCGAGGCCAGAGGTTGGAAATGGAAGAGTGACGACTACAAGGCAAGCGTTcacatacggtgtcactgttcgGTTCTCTTGCCCGGAAGGCTACCTGCTCCATGGCAGTCGAGTGAGTCAGTGTCAGGATGACAACACCTGGAATCCTCCTGTGCCAAGTTGTCAGCCAG TTCAGTGTTCAAAGCCAGACGTGCAGAATGGAAGAATGGTCAATGCATTAGATGAGAAAATGTGGTACAACGTAAATGAAAGCATTACTTTCAAATGCTCTCCTGGGTACCAATTTTCAGACCATTGGTACTTGCCTACAACAGACAGCTTTAGTATTACTTGTTCAGCCAACGGCAACTGGACAGCATTACCCAAATGT AAAAAGCAAAGCAATACTGAAGAATGTGCAGGAGCACGTGAGAGTAAGGAGTTTCTCCATTGTGACGTGCCTCTGACGGAACTGAGAACCCTGCTGGAACTGAAGAAACTGTATCTGGAGATTCAGAAACTGAAGCGGGAGATTAAAAAATTGTAA